The proteins below are encoded in one region of Pseudomonas putida S13.1.2:
- a CDS encoding type I secretion system permease/ATPase, which produces MPKPPRTRSELADVLFRLRRSFYALAAFSGVINVMMLTPAVYMLQVYDRALVSRNITTLGMLTLLVVGLFLLMSALEMTRTRVLIRVGNCLDMALNRRIFSAAFERNLSRAGGNPAQALQDLAQVRQFLTGNGLFAFFDAPWTPIYLLVCYLIHPWLGLVTMIGSLVLVGLAYLTEKATQKPLAEANQASLSSASYANNNLRNAEVIEAMGMLPSIGKRWYQGHLRILQMQTLASDRAALISSTGRFVRITLQSVILGTGALLAIEGKITPGMMIACSILTGRALGPVEQVIASWKQLLGCRLAWGRLNDLLQDYPQRPPSMSLQRPMGMLAVENVIAGAPGTTTSIVRGVSFSLVPGESLGIIGPSASGKSTLARLLVGVWPAQAGKVRLDGADIFTWNKAELGPWLGYLPQDVELFEGSIAENIARFAEVDSDAVIRAARSSGVHDMILRFPQGYDTRLAADGTPLSGGQKQRIALARALYGEPNLVVLDEPNANLDDVGEKALVDALAELKARGATVILVSHRPNVLCAVDKILMLRDGAVHMLGSRDEVFAALRKASVIPAANTAPLASVKVRE; this is translated from the coding sequence ATGCCCAAGCCACCACGCACCCGCTCCGAGCTGGCCGACGTGTTGTTTCGCCTGCGCCGCAGCTTCTACGCCTTGGCCGCCTTCAGCGGCGTGATAAACGTCATGATGTTGACGCCAGCGGTTTATATGCTGCAGGTGTATGACCGCGCGTTGGTCAGCCGTAACATCACCACCCTGGGCATGCTCACCCTGCTGGTGGTCGGGTTGTTCCTGCTGATGTCAGCGCTGGAGATGACCCGTACCCGCGTGCTGATCCGGGTAGGCAACTGCCTGGACATGGCGCTCAACCGACGCATCTTCAGCGCCGCCTTCGAACGCAACCTGAGCCGCGCCGGCGGCAACCCGGCCCAGGCCCTGCAAGACCTGGCACAGGTGCGGCAGTTTCTGACCGGCAACGGCCTGTTCGCCTTCTTCGATGCCCCCTGGACACCGATCTACCTGCTGGTCTGCTACCTGATCCACCCATGGCTCGGGCTGGTCACGATGATCGGCTCGTTGGTCCTTGTGGGCCTGGCCTACCTCACTGAAAAGGCCACGCAAAAGCCACTGGCCGAAGCCAACCAGGCGTCACTGTCGTCGGCCAGCTACGCCAACAACAACCTGCGCAACGCTGAAGTGATCGAGGCCATGGGCATGCTGCCGTCAATCGGCAAGCGCTGGTACCAAGGTCACTTGCGCATCCTGCAGATGCAGACCCTGGCCTCCGACCGCGCGGCGCTGATCAGCAGCACCGGGCGCTTCGTGCGTATCACCTTGCAGTCGGTAATTCTGGGTACCGGCGCACTGTTGGCGATCGAAGGCAAGATCACCCCCGGCATGATGATCGCGTGCTCGATCCTGACCGGCCGCGCCCTGGGCCCGGTGGAACAGGTGATCGCCTCATGGAAGCAGCTGCTGGGCTGCCGTTTGGCCTGGGGCCGGCTCAACGACCTGCTGCAGGACTACCCGCAACGGCCACCGAGCATGTCGCTGCAACGGCCGATGGGCATGCTGGCCGTGGAAAACGTGATTGCCGGCGCCCCCGGCACCACCACCAGCATCGTCCGCGGGGTCAGCTTCAGCCTGGTCCCGGGTGAAAGCCTGGGCATCATCGGCCCTTCGGCTTCAGGCAAGTCCACCCTCGCCCGCCTGCTGGTGGGTGTGTGGCCGGCCCAGGCTGGCAAGGTGCGCCTGGACGGGGCCGATATTTTCACCTGGAACAAGGCCGAACTGGGCCCCTGGCTGGGCTACCTGCCGCAGGACGTGGAACTGTTCGAGGGCAGCATCGCCGAAAACATCGCGCGCTTTGCCGAAGTGGACAGTGATGCGGTTATCCGCGCTGCCCGCAGCAGCGGCGTGCACGACATGATCCTGCGCTTCCCGCAGGGCTATGACACCCGCCTGGCGGCCGACGGCACCCCGCTGTCCGGCGGCCAGAAGCAACGCATCGCCCTGGCCCGCGCGCTGTACGGCGAACCCAACCTGGTGGTACTGGACGAGCCTAACGCCAACCTCGATGACGTGGGCGAGAAGGCCCTGGTCGATGCGCTGGCCGAGTTGAAGGCGCGCGGTGCCACGGTGATCCTGGTTTCGCACAGGCCCAATGTACTGTGCGCCGTAGACAAGATACTGATGCTGCGTGACGGCGCGGTGCACATGCTCGGCAGCCGTGACGAAGTGTTCGCGGCGCTGCGCAAGGCCAGTGTGATTCCAGCGGCCAATACGGCCCCGCTGGCTTCGGTAAAAGTACGGGAGTAA
- a CDS encoding HlyD family type I secretion periplasmic adaptor subunit, producing the protein MQMTQHSELIPAEAHNLIDLDTGRSARWGVWMVIAGFGGFLLWSCMAPLDAGVVATGTVKVTSNRKAVQHLSGGTVEAILVREGDVVKKGQEVVRLDALRAVAEQGALSAQYIVSKTVENRLEAERDGRDTVTFDPSLLKHYHNDPRLLAAMDLQQRLLDTRRAGLAGELDILEENLAASAVQLKGLQQVYGARASQIGFLNQELQGTRVLAAEGYVPRNRLLELERSNADLSAGQAENLNNIARARSQATEIKLRMLQRQHDYLKEVESQLTDTAKENTTLADRLRALDYEVTHTLIRSPIDGMVQGLSIATVGGIIQPGAKIMEVVPLDQPLQVDAMIPVQAIDKMVPGLAVDIAFPAFNHAQTPNIPGRVKTISADRLLDEESKQPFYLAQVEVTPAGMGLLGSNHIRPGMPATVTIKTGERNLLSYLLKPMLERVDAAFKEQ; encoded by the coding sequence ATGCAGATGACTCAACACTCCGAACTGATTCCCGCCGAAGCCCACAACCTGATCGACCTGGACACAGGCCGGTCGGCACGCTGGGGCGTGTGGATGGTGATCGCCGGTTTTGGCGGTTTCCTGCTGTGGTCTTGCATGGCGCCACTGGACGCTGGCGTGGTTGCCACCGGCACGGTCAAGGTCACCAGCAACCGCAAGGCGGTGCAGCACCTGAGCGGCGGCACGGTCGAGGCGATCCTGGTGCGCGAAGGCGATGTGGTTAAAAAAGGCCAGGAGGTGGTGCGCCTCGACGCATTGCGCGCCGTGGCCGAGCAAGGCGCGCTCAGTGCCCAGTACATCGTCAGCAAGACCGTGGAAAACCGCCTGGAAGCCGAACGCGATGGCCGCGATACGGTCACCTTCGACCCTTCCCTGCTCAAGCACTACCACAATGACCCAAGGCTGCTGGCAGCCATGGACCTGCAACAGCGCCTGCTCGACACCCGCCGCGCCGGCCTTGCCGGTGAACTGGACATTCTCGAAGAAAACCTCGCTGCCTCGGCAGTGCAGCTCAAGGGCCTGCAGCAGGTGTACGGCGCGCGCGCCTCGCAGATCGGTTTCCTCAACCAGGAGCTGCAAGGCACCCGGGTCCTGGCCGCCGAAGGCTATGTACCGCGTAACCGCCTGCTTGAGCTGGAGCGCAGCAATGCCGACCTTTCCGCCGGCCAGGCCGAAAACCTCAACAACATTGCCCGGGCGCGCAGCCAGGCCACCGAAATCAAGCTGCGCATGCTGCAGCGTCAGCACGACTACCTGAAGGAAGTGGAATCGCAACTGACCGACACCGCCAAGGAAAACACCACCCTGGCCGACCGTTTACGTGCGCTGGACTACGAAGTGACCCACACATTGATCCGCTCGCCGATCGACGGCATGGTCCAGGGCCTGAGCATCGCCACCGTCGGCGGCATCATCCAGCCTGGCGCCAAGATCATGGAGGTGGTGCCGCTCGACCAACCGCTGCAGGTGGACGCGATGATCCCGGTGCAGGCCATCGACAAGATGGTGCCGGGGCTGGCCGTGGACATCGCCTTCCCGGCCTTCAACCACGCGCAGACGCCGAACATCCCGGGGCGGGTGAAGACCATTTCCGCCGACCGCCTGCTCGACGAAGAAAGCAAACAGCCGTTCTACCTGGCCCAGGTGGAAGTGACACCGGCCGGCATGGGCCTGCTGGGCAGCAATCACATTCGCCCCGGCATGCCCGCCACCGTCACCATCAAGACCGGCGAGCGCAACCTGCTCAGCTACCTGCTAAAACCCATGCTCGAACGCGTCGACGCCGCGTTCAAGGAGCAATGA
- a CDS encoding TolC family outer membrane protein: protein MKRSCLMLCLLGVAVQASGMDLKQAWDLLQYQGPIYRAAVHEKEAGSENRAIGEAGLLPQINAAAYFNRVNGSQRQNGQDNDLNYDSKGANVRLRQPLFNKQKMAEYHQGQQRADYSVAVFDAKSQDAAVRLADAYFDVLLASETITLAKAKLNAFEEQQASAKRRKELGAGTITDVDESVARRDLAEADLIEAQDNLVNARRKLEEYIGETPQALTTLQPGFSTPPLMPGNLQDWLVKAQADSPLIHARRHNYELAEEEVKRARAGHWPTLDFVAGYNAGSSQSISELNQRNHYSSIGLELNIPLYSGGSTSALTRQASANSSKALDELDATRQEVISGTTREYRGVQSGALRIHALEKAVASNERSLTSTRKGFKEGGTSTNSDVLNAEELLYDARHDLFEAKLNYLMSRLRLASSVGSLGDDDIQQVNDYLGPELMVSN, encoded by the coding sequence ATGAAACGCTCGTGCCTGATGTTGTGCCTGCTGGGGGTGGCCGTACAGGCCAGTGGCATGGACCTGAAGCAAGCCTGGGACCTGTTGCAGTACCAAGGCCCGATCTACCGCGCTGCGGTGCACGAAAAAGAAGCCGGCAGCGAAAACCGCGCCATTGGCGAGGCCGGCCTGCTGCCGCAGATCAACGCAGCGGCGTACTTCAACAGGGTCAATGGCAGCCAGCGCCAGAATGGCCAGGACAACGACCTGAACTATGACTCCAAGGGCGCCAATGTGCGCCTGCGCCAACCGCTGTTCAACAAGCAGAAAATGGCCGAGTACCACCAGGGCCAGCAACGGGCCGACTACAGCGTGGCGGTGTTCGACGCCAAGAGCCAGGACGCTGCGGTACGCCTGGCCGACGCCTACTTCGACGTGCTGCTGGCCAGCGAAACCATCACCTTGGCCAAGGCCAAGCTGAACGCCTTCGAAGAGCAGCAGGCTTCGGCAAAACGGCGCAAGGAGCTGGGCGCCGGTACCATCACCGATGTCGATGAGTCGGTGGCCCGGCGCGACCTGGCCGAGGCCGACCTGATCGAGGCCCAGGACAACCTGGTCAATGCCCGCCGCAAGCTGGAGGAATACATCGGTGAAACCCCGCAGGCGCTGACCACCTTGCAGCCGGGCTTCAGCACGCCACCGCTGATGCCGGGCAACCTGCAGGACTGGCTGGTCAAAGCCCAGGCTGACAGCCCGCTGATTCACGCGCGCCGGCACAACTATGAGCTGGCCGAAGAGGAAGTGAAACGTGCCCGCGCCGGGCACTGGCCAACACTGGATTTCGTGGCGGGCTACAACGCCGGCAGCAGCCAGTCGATTTCCGAGCTTAACCAGCGCAACCACTACAGCTCGATCGGCCTGGAGCTGAACATTCCGCTGTACAGCGGCGGCAGCACCAGCGCCCTGACCCGCCAGGCCAGCGCCAACAGTTCCAAGGCCCTGGATGAGCTGGATGCTACCCGTCAGGAGGTGATTTCCGGCACCACCCGCGAGTACCGCGGCGTGCAGAGCGGCGCCTTGCGCATTCATGCGCTGGAAAAGGCCGTGGCCTCCAACGAGCGCTCGCTGACCTCGACCCGCAAGGGGTTCAAGGAAGGCGGCACCAGCACCAACTCGGATGTGCTCAATGCCGAGGAACTGCTGTACGACGCCCGCCATGATCTGTTCGAGGCGAAGCTTAACTACCTGATGTCGCGGCTGCGCCTGGCCTCGTCAGTGGGTAGCCTGGGGGATGATGATATCCAGCAGGTCAACGATTACCTGGGCCCGGAGCTGATGGTGAGCAACTGA
- a CDS encoding sigma-70 family RNA polymerase sigma factor → MPSPSDSSFCDVAALYRQQHNWLKNWLRHRLNCSHSAADLAQDTFLRLLAKDQVPHLHAPRTFLAKVAQSVLSNHYRRQKLERVYLAALAAMPEQYVPSLETQAILLETLISLDAAIEGLDQPVRAAFLWSQVDGLSHGEIAERLNLSITTVKRYIVKAGALCIRLDHSLDLP, encoded by the coding sequence ATGCCTTCACCTTCCGACTCCAGCTTCTGCGATGTGGCCGCGCTCTACCGCCAGCAACACAACTGGCTGAAAAACTGGCTGCGCCACCGGCTCAATTGCTCGCACAGTGCCGCGGACCTGGCGCAGGACACGTTCTTGCGGCTGCTGGCAAAAGACCAGGTACCCCATTTGCACGCCCCACGTACCTTTCTTGCAAAGGTTGCGCAAAGCGTCTTGTCCAACCACTACCGCCGGCAAAAACTCGAACGTGTCTACCTCGCAGCCTTGGCGGCCATGCCTGAGCAGTACGTGCCCAGCCTGGAAACCCAGGCGATCCTGTTGGAAACCCTGATTTCCCTGGATGCGGCTATCGAGGGCCTGGATCAACCGGTACGCGCTGCATTTCTGTGGTCGCAGGTGGATGGCTTGAGCCACGGGGAAATCGCCGAACGGCTGAACCTTTCGATCACTACGGTCAAACGCTACATCGTCAAGGCCGGCGCCCTGTGCATCAGGCTGGATCACAGCCTGGACCTGCCATGA
- a CDS encoding FecR domain-containing protein, whose protein sequence is MNSGGNLSISAEVAEQAMHWHLELQEQGVSEATLAAWMNWRQSHPAHEQAWQRAETFAQRMREMRAPNQRPLVHATLRPMSSRRTALKQLGVLLAAGASTWYLKDSTQIQDWSADYHSRIGEQRRLMLVDGSKVQLNTDSAISADTDAQNRRIRLLRGEILVSNSTKAGGRLLSVDTAQGRLESSQAQFNVRQLGEHSQVSVHQGTLLIKPGALAHQPALLKAGEQASFTSSQVFDRHAVALSPPAWSEGMLVAQGQRLDEFIEDLRRYRRGHLACDPSLAGLQVSGTFPLGDTEKVITAVADTLQLDVQHFTRYWVTLKPRSV, encoded by the coding sequence ATGAACAGTGGCGGCAATTTGTCGATCTCGGCTGAGGTGGCCGAACAGGCCATGCATTGGCACCTTGAATTGCAAGAGCAAGGCGTGAGCGAGGCCACCCTGGCCGCCTGGATGAACTGGCGACAGTCGCACCCCGCGCACGAACAAGCCTGGCAGCGGGCAGAAACCTTTGCCCAACGCATGCGTGAAATGCGTGCGCCGAATCAGCGCCCATTGGTTCACGCCACCCTGCGCCCGATGTCATCCCGGCGCACGGCACTCAAGCAGTTGGGCGTGCTACTGGCGGCAGGCGCAAGCACCTGGTACCTGAAAGACAGTACGCAGATCCAGGACTGGAGCGCCGACTACCACAGCCGCATCGGTGAGCAGCGACGCCTGATGCTGGTCGACGGTTCCAAGGTGCAACTCAACACCGACAGCGCCATCAGCGCAGACACTGACGCGCAAAACCGGCGCATCAGGCTGCTGCGAGGGGAAATACTGGTCAGCAACAGCACCAAGGCCGGCGGGCGCTTGCTGTCGGTGGACACGGCACAGGGGCGCCTCGAGTCTTCGCAGGCACAATTCAACGTGAGGCAGCTTGGCGAGCACAGCCAGGTGAGCGTTCACCAAGGTACGCTGCTGATCAAGCCCGGTGCCCTGGCCCATCAACCCGCCTTGCTCAAGGCTGGGGAACAAGCCAGCTTTACCAGCAGCCAAGTGTTCGACCGGCACGCTGTAGCGCTCTCCCCGCCTGCCTGGAGCGAAGGCATGCTGGTAGCCCAAGGCCAACGGCTGGACGAATTCATCGAAGACCTGCGCCGCTACCGTCGCGGCCACCTGGCCTGCGACCCCAGCCTGGCCGGCCTGCAGGTGTCGGGCACCTTCCCCTTGGGCGACACCGAAAAAGTCATTACTGCCGTGGCTGACACGTTGCAGCTGGATGTCCAGCACTTCACCCGTTACTGGGTGACGCTGAAGCCCAGAAGCGTCTGA
- a CDS encoding TonB-dependent siderophore receptor, with protein MSASAPLLVLPAWAVAAEQRQVDFDIPAGPLAPALARFGQAAHILLSYPTSLAEGRSTGGLQGHFEVDQGLAILLAGSGLEASRGANGNYSLQATVGSALELSAVSISGKAPGSTTEGTGLYTTYSSSSSTRLNLTPKETPQSLTVMTRQRLDDQRLTNLTDALEAAPGITVVRDGLGSESDSYWSRGFAIQNYEVDGVPTSTRLDNYSQSMAMYDRIEIVRGATGLISGMGNPSATINLIRKRPTSEMQASITGEAGNWDRYGTGFDVSGPLTESGNVRGRLVADYKTEKAWIDRYNQQSQLIYGITEFDVSEDTLLTLGFSYLRSDIDSPLRSGLPTRFSTGQRTDLKRSLNAAPDWSYNDHEQTSFFTSIEQQLGNGWSGKLELTHAENKFDELFNFAMGSLNTDGSGLSQLPVRFSGTPRQDNLDLYVTGPFGLFGRDHELITGVTLSQYKESTPSWGGWRYDYAGSPAGAIDNLFDWDGNSAKPAFSESGKSSIDEDQYAAYLTARFSVTDDLSLIVGSRVIDWKRDTSDRPYGGEASEVNREENGVFIPYAGVVYDLDETWSLYASYTKIFNPQASWVTDEDDKPLDPMEGKGYEIGIKGSHLDGRLNSSLALFKLEQDNLAIWQHDNVYTAEQDTTSKGIELEVNGELAEGWQASAGYAYSVTTDADDQRINTNLPRNSFKTFSSYRLHGPLNKVTVGGGVNWQSKVGADLHTFSQGSYAVTNLMARYDINEHLSATVNLNNVFDRAYYSQSGLYGVYGAPRNLMTSFRYSF; from the coding sequence ATGAGCGCATCCGCGCCGCTGCTGGTGCTGCCCGCATGGGCCGTAGCCGCCGAACAACGTCAGGTCGATTTCGACATCCCGGCTGGGCCCCTGGCCCCTGCCCTGGCGCGTTTCGGGCAGGCCGCGCACATCTTGCTTTCGTACCCCACCTCGTTGGCTGAAGGGCGCAGCACCGGGGGCCTGCAGGGCCACTTCGAGGTCGACCAAGGCCTGGCGATACTGCTGGCGGGCTCGGGGCTTGAGGCCAGCCGGGGCGCCAACGGCAACTATTCGCTGCAAGCCACTGTCGGCAGTGCCCTGGAGCTAAGTGCGGTGTCGATTTCCGGCAAGGCCCCCGGCTCGACTACCGAGGGCACCGGGCTGTACACCACCTATTCGTCCAGCAGCTCGACGCGCCTGAACCTCACACCCAAGGAAACCCCACAATCGCTGACCGTGATGACCCGCCAGCGCCTGGATGACCAGCGCCTGACCAACCTGACCGATGCGCTCGAGGCCGCCCCTGGCATCACCGTGGTCCGCGATGGCCTGGGCTCGGAAAGCGACTCCTACTGGTCGCGTGGCTTTGCCATCCAGAACTATGAGGTGGACGGTGTGCCCACCAGTACCCGCCTGGACAACTACTCGCAAAGCATGGCGATGTACGACCGTATCGAAATCGTGCGCGGTGCTACGGGCTTGATCAGCGGCATGGGCAACCCTTCTGCCACCATCAACCTGATCCGCAAGCGCCCAACCAGCGAAATGCAAGCCAGCATTACCGGGGAGGCCGGCAATTGGGACCGCTATGGCACCGGTTTCGATGTATCCGGGCCATTGACCGAATCGGGGAATGTTCGCGGGCGCCTGGTCGCCGACTACAAGACCGAGAAAGCCTGGATTGACCGCTACAACCAGCAATCGCAGTTGATCTACGGTATTACCGAATTCGACGTGAGCGAAGACACGTTGTTGACGCTGGGCTTCAGCTACCTGCGCAGCGATATAGACTCGCCGCTGCGCTCCGGCCTGCCAACGCGTTTCAGCACCGGCCAGCGCACCGACCTCAAGCGCTCGCTCAACGCCGCGCCGGACTGGTCCTACAACGACCATGAGCAAACCAGCTTCTTCACCTCGATCGAGCAACAACTGGGCAACGGCTGGAGCGGCAAGCTAGAACTGACCCATGCCGAAAACAAGTTCGATGAACTGTTCAACTTTGCCATGGGCAGCCTGAACACCGATGGTAGCGGCCTGTCGCAGTTGCCCGTGCGTTTCTCGGGCACGCCGCGCCAGGACAACCTGGACCTGTATGTCACCGGCCCGTTCGGCCTGTTCGGCCGGGATCACGAGCTGATCACTGGCGTTACCCTGTCGCAATACAAAGAGAGCACGCCAAGTTGGGGCGGCTGGCGCTATGACTATGCCGGCTCACCGGCAGGTGCTATCGACAACCTGTTCGACTGGGATGGCAACTCGGCAAAACCGGCCTTCAGCGAAAGCGGAAAGTCGTCGATCGATGAGGACCAGTATGCGGCGTACCTGACTGCGCGGTTCAGCGTGACGGACGACCTGAGCCTGATTGTCGGTAGCCGCGTCATCGACTGGAAACGCGACACGTCCGATCGCCCGTACGGTGGCGAAGCTAGCGAGGTCAATCGCGAAGAAAACGGCGTGTTCATCCCCTATGCCGGGGTGGTCTACGACCTGGATGAGACTTGGTCGCTGTATGCCAGCTACACCAAGATCTTCAACCCGCAGGCCTCCTGGGTCACCGATGAAGACGACAAGCCGCTGGACCCCATGGAAGGCAAAGGTTATGAAATCGGCATCAAGGGTTCGCACCTCGATGGCCGCCTCAACTCCAGCCTGGCGCTGTTCAAACTGGAGCAGGACAACCTGGCGATCTGGCAACACGACAACGTCTACACCGCTGAACAGGACACCACGTCCAAGGGCATCGAGCTTGAGGTGAACGGTGAACTGGCCGAAGGTTGGCAGGCATCTGCCGGTTACGCCTATTCGGTAACCACCGATGCCGACGACCAGCGCATCAACACCAACCTGCCACGCAACAGCTTCAAGACCTTCAGCAGCTATCGCCTGCACGGGCCGCTGAACAAAGTCACCGTCGGCGGCGGCGTGAACTGGCAGAGCAAGGTCGGCGCCGACCTGCACACCTTCAGCCAGGGCAGTTACGCAGTCACCAACCTGATGGCTCGCTATGACATCAACGAGCACCTCAGCGCCACGGTCAACCTGAACAACGTGTTTGATCGTGCGTATTACAGCCAGTCCGGGCTGTACGGTGTCTACGGCGCGCCACGCAACCTGATGACCAGTTTCAGGTACAGTTTCTGA
- a CDS encoding TonB-dependent receptor, translated as MPVASCPSPKRALAVAVRSTLFGAVLVSGAGYLLPAVAQPLDSVSIRTYEIAPGSLGRVLSSFALASGVALSFEPALTDGLQSPGLSGAYSAREGIAQLLAGSGLELVELSNGSYQLIRQPSSDEGLTLAATTIDANSMRHETLPEAYAGGQVARGGRLGMLGNKDVMDTPFNVTSYTAKTLADLQTVTVADALERDPSVRSTGQTGGIVDSFFIRGFPVGEGNLGELAFDGVYGVAPNYRVFTEYAERVEVLKGPGALMYGISPNSGVGGVINIVPKRALAEDLTRVTASYSSDTQVGGHLDISRRFGDQRQWGVRFNGSLAQGDTAIDDQQRALDIGAIALDYQGERLRLNLDFISQKERWDAASRPFTVAPGFDVPSAASGRTNLPQDWGWSRTTEQSALLGGEYDISDALTVFAHAGGGRADVARVSDQVPRILNAAGDTSNIPGYYKFNVDRSTADVGLRGLFETGPVNHTITAMATRYQDELSRGINNGTEIRSNIYHPVEVPKQYIAAPKVDRVSEAELSGVALTDTLSVLDDRMQLTLGVRRQEIESRNYSTTGTVTSRYKDSATTPVAGVVVKPWENISLYYNYVEGLSKGDVAPATASNAGEAFAPYKTKQHELGVKYEHNTFMTTLSVFQIEKPSGELGAGNQFSVQAQQRNRGVELSMFGEVAPGTRLLGGMTVLDSKLTDSATAANKGNEAVGVPDVQANLWAEWDIPRAEGVTLTGGAIYTGSQYINQANTQELDAWTRFDVGARYATRIDGHPTTFRVTVQNVFDREYWSGVASYGAISPGYPRALQMSAAVDF; from the coding sequence ATGCCTGTTGCAAGTTGCCCATCGCCTAAGCGTGCGTTAGCTGTTGCGGTACGCAGCACACTCTTCGGTGCAGTTCTGGTATCAGGGGCCGGCTACCTTTTGCCCGCCGTCGCGCAACCCCTGGATAGCGTGAGCATCCGTACTTACGAAATTGCCCCGGGCAGTCTGGGGCGGGTGTTGTCCAGTTTCGCGCTGGCCTCGGGCGTTGCGCTGTCGTTTGAACCGGCACTCACCGATGGCCTGCAGAGTCCTGGGCTGAGCGGTGCTTATTCGGCGCGTGAGGGTATCGCCCAGCTGCTTGCCGGCAGTGGCCTGGAGCTGGTGGAACTGAGCAACGGCAGTTACCAACTGATCCGTCAGCCAAGCAGTGATGAAGGCCTCACGCTGGCCGCCACGACCATTGACGCCAACAGCATGCGCCACGAAACACTGCCAGAGGCCTACGCAGGCGGACAGGTTGCACGCGGCGGGCGGCTAGGCATGCTTGGCAACAAAGACGTGATGGATACGCCCTTCAACGTCACCAGCTACACCGCAAAAACACTGGCTGACCTGCAGACGGTGACTGTGGCCGATGCCCTGGAGCGTGACCCCTCTGTGCGCTCCACCGGGCAGACGGGTGGCATCGTCGACTCGTTTTTCATTCGCGGCTTCCCGGTGGGTGAAGGCAACCTGGGCGAGCTGGCCTTCGATGGTGTGTATGGCGTTGCACCCAATTACCGCGTGTTCACCGAATATGCCGAACGGGTCGAAGTGCTCAAGGGGCCGGGGGCCCTGATGTACGGTATTTCCCCGAACAGCGGCGTTGGCGGCGTGATCAATATCGTCCCCAAGCGCGCGCTCGCCGAAGATTTGACCCGTGTCACCGCCAGCTACAGCTCTGACACCCAGGTGGGCGGCCACCTCGACATCAGCCGCCGCTTCGGGGATCAGCGGCAATGGGGTGTGCGTTTCAACGGCAGCCTTGCCCAGGGCGACACGGCTATCGATGACCAGCAACGTGCGCTGGACATTGGCGCTATTGCCCTGGACTACCAAGGTGAGCGCTTGCGCCTGAACCTGGACTTCATCAGCCAGAAGGAGCGGTGGGATGCTGCCTCGCGCCCCTTCACCGTGGCCCCCGGTTTCGACGTCCCCTCTGCCGCCAGTGGCCGTACCAATCTGCCGCAGGACTGGGGTTGGTCGAGAACCACTGAACAGTCAGCGTTGCTGGGTGGGGAATACGACATCAGCGACGCGTTGACGGTGTTCGCCCATGCCGGTGGCGGCAGGGCAGATGTGGCGCGGGTGTCCGACCAGGTTCCACGGATCCTCAACGCGGCGGGTGACACCAGCAATATCCCCGGTTACTACAAGTTCAACGTCGACCGCTCCACCGCCGACGTCGGGCTGCGTGGGTTGTTTGAAACCGGGCCGGTCAACCATACGATTACCGCCATGGCCACGCGGTATCAGGATGAGTTGTCCCGTGGCATCAACAACGGCACGGAAATCCGCTCGAACATCTACCACCCGGTAGAGGTGCCCAAGCAGTACATCGCTGCGCCAAAGGTGGACCGGGTGTCCGAGGCCGAGCTGTCTGGTGTCGCCTTGACTGATACCTTGTCGGTCCTCGATGACCGTATGCAACTGACGCTGGGAGTGCGGCGGCAGGAAATCGAGTCACGCAACTACAGCACCACAGGTACGGTGACCTCGCGCTACAAAGACAGTGCAACCACCCCCGTGGCAGGCGTAGTGGTCAAGCCGTGGGAAAACATTTCGCTGTACTACAACTATGTCGAAGGCTTGAGCAAAGGTGATGTCGCACCGGCCACGGCAAGCAATGCCGGTGAAGCGTTCGCGCCTTACAAGACCAAGCAGCACGAGCTGGGAGTGAAGTACGAGCACAACACGTTCATGACCACCTTATCGGTATTCCAGATAGAGAAACCCAGCGGTGAGCTGGGCGCTGGCAACCAGTTCTCGGTGCAGGCACAGCAACGTAACCGTGGGGTCGAGCTGAGCATGTTTGGCGAGGTTGCGCCGGGCACCCGGTTGCTGGGTGGCATGACTGTGCTGGACAGCAAACTGACCGATTCGGCCACGGCCGCCAACAAGGGCAACGAGGCAGTAGGTGTGCCAGATGTGCAGGCCAACCTGTGGGCCGAGTGGGACATCCCCCGGGCAGAAGGCGTCACACTGACCGGAGGTGCCATCTATACCGGCAGCCAGTACATCAACCAGGCCAACACCCAGGAACTCGATGCCTGGACACGTTTCGATGTGGGGGCGCGCTACGCCACGCGCATCGACGGCCACCCTACAACGTTCCGGGTGACGGTGCAGAACGTGTTCGACCGCGAGTACTGGTCGGGGGTGGCTTCGTACGGTGCAATATCGCCGGGTTACCCGAGGGCGCTGCAGATGTCAGCCGCGGTTGACTTCTGA